A genomic stretch from Sphingobacterium sp. ML3W includes:
- a CDS encoding GntR family transcriptional regulator yields the protein MEFNANKAIYLQIAEYVCDHILMETWKTNDKLPSVRELAVQLEVNPNTVMRTYDMLQQKEIIANKRGIGFFLTEDSVRNVKSYRKTVFLEEDLPLFFRNIYLLEIGLTELEQRYRQFVEQNFNQNES from the coding sequence ATGGAATTTAATGCCAACAAAGCGATTTATCTACAGATTGCGGAATATGTATGTGATCATATTTTAATGGAAACCTGGAAAACGAACGACAAGCTGCCCTCGGTACGGGAGCTGGCAGTTCAATTGGAGGTTAATCCGAATACAGTTATGAGGACCTATGATATGCTGCAACAGAAGGAGATTATCGCGAATAAACGCGGAATCGGTTTTTTCTTGACCGAGGATTCTGTCCGGAATGTTAAATCTTACCGGAAGACGGTTTTTTTGGAAGAGGATCTTCCATTGTTCTTTCGGAATATTTATTTATTGGAAATTGGTCTAACTGAATTGGAGCAACGTTACAGACAGTTTGTTGAACAGAATTTTAATCAAAATGAATCATGA
- a CDS encoding 3-oxoacid CoA-transferase subunit B, which translates to MALSKEQIAQRIAKEIKNNSYVNLGIGIPTLVANYIPAGVNVVLQSENGLLGMGPFPFDGSEDPDLINAGKQTITTLPGSAVFDSALSFGMIRAQKVDLTILGAMEVSESGDIANWKIPGKMVKGMGGAMDLVASAKNIIVAMQQVNKSGESKLLPECTLPLTGVKCIKKIVTELGVYEILPDGGFQLLERAPGVSVDEIRTATAGKLIADENIPEMVF; encoded by the coding sequence ATGGCACTATCTAAAGAACAAATTGCACAACGTATTGCAAAAGAAATTAAAAATAATAGTTACGTTAACCTAGGTATAGGAATTCCAACTTTGGTAGCGAATTACATTCCAGCAGGCGTTAATGTGGTTTTGCAATCCGAGAATGGACTTTTGGGGATGGGGCCTTTTCCTTTCGACGGCAGCGAAGATCCAGATTTGATTAATGCGGGCAAGCAAACCATTACCACATTGCCAGGTTCTGCAGTTTTCGATTCAGCGCTAAGTTTTGGGATGATTAGAGCCCAAAAAGTAGATTTAACCATTTTAGGAGCCATGGAAGTTTCCGAAAGCGGTGATATCGCTAACTGGAAGATCCCTGGGAAAATGGTAAAAGGAATGGGCGGCGCCATGGATCTTGTCGCCTCTGCTAAAAATATTATCGTTGCCATGCAACAAGTTAATAAAAGTGGTGAAAGTAAACTTCTCCCGGAATGTACACTTCCATTAACAGGCGTAAAGTGCATAAAGAAAATTGTCACTGAATTAGGTGTTTACGAAATTCTACCAGACGGAGGCTTCCAGCTTTTAGAAAGAGCCCCAGGTGTAAGTGTTGATGAAATAAGAACTGCAACCGCCGGAAAATTAATTGCCGATGAAAATATACCCGAAATGGTTTTTTAA
- a CDS encoding ABC transporter ATP-binding protein: MITIQNLNFSYSKSRPLFLQMDLILKQGHIYGLLGKNGAGKSTLLKNIAGLVYPVSGVVEVLGHNPTRREPSLLREISFIPEEFYLPAVKSEQFLKANAGFYPNFDREHFYRLIKEFEIPVEQKLAEMSYGQKKKYIISFGLASNTKIIIMDEPTNGLDIPSKAQFRKIMASAITDDRCVIISTHQVRDLDNLIDAVILLDEHKVALNAPVNLITDKLCFKKLKELSFDVLHAEEALGGFNVILPNILAEDSKLDLELLFNAVLQQKEKITNLIKVDEYVKPV, from the coding sequence ATGATTACTATCCAAAATCTAAATTTCAGTTATAGTAAATCCAGGCCACTCTTTCTTCAAATGGATCTCATCTTGAAGCAGGGGCATATCTATGGATTGCTTGGGAAAAACGGCGCGGGTAAGTCCACCTTGCTGAAAAATATTGCTGGTTTGGTGTATCCAGTATCGGGTGTGGTTGAGGTCTTGGGGCACAACCCAACTCGACGGGAGCCTTCTTTGTTGCGGGAGATCAGTTTTATTCCCGAGGAGTTTTATTTGCCTGCAGTAAAATCGGAACAATTTTTAAAAGCCAATGCTGGGTTTTATCCCAATTTTGACCGGGAACATTTTTATCGCTTGATCAAAGAATTTGAAATTCCGGTAGAACAAAAATTGGCGGAGATGAGCTATGGTCAGAAAAAGAAATACATTATTTCCTTCGGTTTGGCTTCCAATACGAAAATCATTATCATGGATGAACCTACGAATGGGTTAGATATTCCTTCTAAAGCGCAGTTTCGTAAAATTATGGCTTCGGCCATCACAGACGACCGTTGCGTAATTATCTCAACTCATCAGGTACGTGATCTGGATAATCTGATTGATGCGGTTATTCTGCTTGATGAGCATAAGGTGGCTTTGAATGCACCTGTTAACCTGATTACCGATAAGCTCTGTTTTAAAAAGCTGAAGGAACTATCTTTTGATGTGCTGCATGCGGAGGAGGCGCTTGGAGGCTTCAATGTGATTCTTCCAAATATACTGGCGGAAGATTCCAAACTTGATCTGGAGTTGTTGTTCAATGCGGTGTTACAACAAAAGGAAAAAATTACAAACCTCATTAAAGTTGATGAATATGTCAAACCTGTTTAA
- a CDS encoding enoyl-CoA hydratase-related protein, which yields MEKLNFIKVQREQHVFILTLARSEKRNAFSPTMVSEIAYALALANSDPEVRLIQVEAEGPVFCAGMDLKAFEDPLVDEVNPRIPKVEKSLAELFANLDKPSICVVRGDVIAGGFLIALSCTYLFAMPHVRFSLPEVKIGLFPFQVLALLLEYMPERKAMDLCIQGRSFSAEEALGKELLYAILKPEEAELDTLKRTIVANAPLAIAKGVGALRKLKENSLTDKYAFLLDELAKLRQTADFKEGMAAMRDKRKGEWKNS from the coding sequence ATGGAAAAATTGAATTTCATAAAGGTACAACGCGAACAGCATGTGTTTATATTGACGCTTGCGCGATCGGAGAAAAGGAATGCTTTTAGTCCTACCATGGTGAGTGAGATTGCCTATGCTTTGGCATTAGCCAATTCGGATCCGGAGGTTCGTCTGATACAGGTTGAAGCCGAAGGACCAGTATTTTGTGCCGGGATGGATCTGAAAGCTTTTGAAGACCCGTTGGTTGATGAAGTTAATCCTCGGATTCCCAAGGTAGAGAAATCGCTTGCCGAACTGTTTGCTAATTTAGATAAACCGTCGATATGTGTCGTTAGGGGGGATGTGATTGCAGGTGGGTTTTTAATTGCCCTGTCCTGTACTTATTTGTTTGCTATGCCGCATGTGCGATTCTCGTTGCCGGAAGTGAAGATCGGTCTTTTCCCTTTTCAGGTATTGGCGTTGCTCCTGGAGTATATGCCCGAACGTAAAGCAATGGATCTTTGTATTCAAGGTCGGTCTTTCTCGGCAGAAGAGGCGCTGGGAAAGGAGTTGCTTTATGCAATTTTAAAGCCAGAGGAGGCCGAATTAGATACATTGAAAAGAACTATTGTAGCGAATGCACCCTTGGCTATTGCAAAGGGGGTTGGGGCGCTTCGTAAATTGAAAGAAAATTCGTTGACGGATAAATATGCGTTTCTTTTGGATGAGCTTGCTAAACTTCGTCAGACAGCTGACTTCAAAGAAGGGATGGCGGCAATGCGTGATAAACGAAAAGGAGAGTGGAAGAATAGCTGA
- a CDS encoding acyl-CoA dehydrogenase family protein has protein sequence MFIENKQQMDMIRQSARDFAQYHIKPYVMEWDEAQLFPIEVFKKLGEHGFMGVIVPEEYGGSGLGYQEYITVLDEISKVCGSIGLSVAAHNSLCTNHILSFANEEQKKRYLPKLATAEWIGAWGLTETGSGSDAGGMTTFAERDGDYYVLNGSKNFITHAISSSVAVVIARTGQKGDKKGMSAFIVEKDTPGFTAGKKENKLGMRASETACLFFDNCRIHRDQLIGEEGQGFVQALKLLDGGRISIAALSLGIARGAYECALKYAHEREQFGKKIYDFQAVSFALADMATQVEASELLTRQAGYLKDHGERVSKIGAMAKLYASEAAVSVSNESVQIFGGYGFTKDYPAEKFFRDAKLCTIGEGTSSIQKMVIAREIEKDIL, from the coding sequence ATGTTTATTGAAAATAAACAACAAATGGATATGATCAGACAGAGTGCACGCGATTTTGCACAGTATCATATCAAACCTTATGTGATGGAATGGGATGAAGCCCAACTATTTCCAATAGAAGTTTTTAAAAAATTAGGTGAACATGGTTTCATGGGCGTTATCGTTCCAGAGGAATACGGAGGTTCGGGCCTAGGTTATCAGGAGTATATCACCGTGCTGGATGAAATCTCCAAAGTTTGTGGATCGATCGGACTTTCGGTGGCGGCACATAACTCATTGTGTACCAATCATATTTTGAGTTTTGCTAATGAAGAACAGAAGAAACGCTATCTTCCGAAATTAGCTACTGCGGAATGGATTGGTGCTTGGGGCCTTACAGAGACTGGCTCAGGCTCGGATGCCGGTGGTATGACCACCTTTGCTGAAAGGGATGGAGATTACTATGTGTTGAATGGTTCGAAGAATTTTATTACTCATGCCATTAGTTCGAGTGTCGCTGTTGTGATCGCTCGGACGGGGCAAAAGGGTGATAAAAAAGGAATGTCCGCTTTTATCGTTGAAAAGGACACGCCAGGCTTTACTGCAGGAAAAAAAGAGAATAAATTAGGCATGCGTGCTTCGGAGACGGCATGTTTATTTTTTGATAACTGTAGGATTCATCGCGATCAGCTCATCGGTGAGGAAGGTCAAGGATTTGTGCAGGCTCTGAAGCTTTTGGATGGGGGAAGAATCTCCATTGCGGCCCTGTCTTTGGGTATTGCACGTGGTGCTTATGAATGTGCGTTAAAATATGCACATGAAAGAGAGCAGTTTGGTAAAAAGATCTACGATTTTCAGGCTGTTTCATTTGCCCTGGCAGATATGGCTACTCAAGTGGAGGCCAGTGAGCTATTGACTCGTCAAGCGGGTTATCTCAAAGATCATGGTGAACGCGTATCCAAAATTGGCGCGATGGCCAAACTGTATGCTTCTGAAGCAGCAGTAAGTGTTTCAAATGAATCTGTACAGATTTTTGGTGGATATGGTTTTACAAAAGATTATCCTGCGGAGAAGTTCTTTCGTGATGCCAAATTATGTACAATAGGTGAGGGGACTTCCAGTATCCAAAAGATGGTGATTGCCCGGGAAATTGAGAAAGATATTTTATAG
- a CDS encoding hydroxymethylglutaryl-CoA lyase, whose protein sequence is MKDPVVLVDCPRDAIQGLHNFIATDKKVKHINTLIESGLFDVIDFGSFVSPKAVPQLADTKEVLNGVLKNDRVKLLAIVANLRGVQEAVQEEKIDFIGYPFSISETFQLRNTNRGLDDSYQQLKEMKTLADTYGKTLVVYISMAFGNPYGDLWSVDLVEEWIDRLMQLGVAEFSLADTTSEANVRQITDLFGLVLMRYPQLAIGAHFHARREDSLAKVQAAYDAGCRKFEGALLGYGGCPFAKDDLVGNIPSEILLDIFGRGSLTEKMTLEESFRQMIL, encoded by the coding sequence ATGAAAGATCCGGTTGTATTGGTCGATTGCCCACGAGATGCCATTCAGGGGCTGCATAATTTTATTGCGACAGATAAGAAGGTCAAACATATCAATACGTTGATAGAAAGTGGCTTATTTGATGTGATTGATTTTGGTTCGTTTGTTTCTCCAAAAGCGGTTCCGCAGTTGGCGGACACAAAAGAAGTCCTGAATGGTGTTTTGAAGAATGATCGGGTAAAGTTATTGGCAATTGTCGCCAATCTGAGAGGTGTCCAAGAGGCTGTTCAGGAGGAGAAAATAGATTTTATAGGTTATCCTTTTTCTATATCAGAAACCTTTCAGTTGCGCAATACGAATAGGGGGCTGGATGATTCTTATCAGCAATTGAAGGAAATGAAAACCTTGGCTGATACCTATGGTAAGACATTAGTGGTGTATATCAGCATGGCTTTTGGCAATCCATATGGTGACCTCTGGTCAGTAGATCTGGTCGAAGAATGGATCGATCGGCTTATGCAGCTTGGTGTAGCCGAATTTTCTCTGGCGGATACGACTTCAGAGGCGAATGTCAGACAGATTACCGATCTCTTCGGTCTTGTCCTTATGCGTTATCCGCAGCTCGCTATAGGAGCGCATTTTCATGCAAGGCGGGAAGATAGCCTTGCAAAGGTTCAGGCTGCCTACGATGCCGGCTGCCGTAAGTTTGAAGGGGCATTGTTGGGTTACGGTGGATGTCCATTTGCCAAAGATGATTTGGTCGGAAATATTCCTTCGGAAATTTTGCTGGATATTTTCGGTAGGGGGAGTTTGACAGAAAAGATGACCTTGGAGGAGAGCTTTAGACAGATGATCTTGTAG
- a CDS encoding acyl-CoA carboxylase subunit beta, translated as MKELLALLRQKRENLKLGGGIDKIKKLKEKGKLSAWERIAYLLDPDREYLEIGMFAGEGMYTEHGGCTNAGCAAVLGYVKSKLCVIVSNDATVKAGAWFPISAKKNLRAQEIAMENNLPIIYLVDSAGVFLPMQDEIFPDKEHFGRIFRNNARMSSMGIPQIAAIMGSCVAGGAYLPIMSDYAFIVEGTGSVFLAGPYLVKSAIGETVDAETLGGASTHSEISGVTDNKFPDDQSCLTAIKNVIDKIGGHAKANFNRKESLPPKTDPEKIIEILPEDRTKPYRMQDILEAIVDAETLEEYKPDYGKTIICALARVDGWAVGIVANQREIIKAKKPGNAMEMQMGGVIYSDSADKAARFIMNCNQQNIPLVFFQDVTGFMVGSRSEQGGIIKDGAKMVNAMANSVVPKFTFIVGNSYGAGNYAMCGKAYDPRLIYAWPSAQMAVMSGAAAGKTLFQIQESALKAKGKEINEEEKNILLKSIEDRYKEQLSPYYAAARLWVDGIIAPAETRKVISMGIEAANEKPIVERYNVGVIQV; from the coding sequence ATGAAGGAGCTGCTCGCATTACTTCGCCAAAAAAGAGAAAATTTAAAACTCGGTGGTGGCATCGATAAAATCAAAAAACTTAAAGAGAAAGGTAAGCTGTCGGCATGGGAAAGAATAGCATACTTACTAGATCCAGACCGGGAATACCTCGAAATAGGCATGTTTGCTGGAGAGGGTATGTACACTGAACACGGAGGCTGCACCAATGCCGGCTGTGCAGCAGTATTGGGTTATGTTAAATCCAAACTTTGCGTTATCGTTTCCAACGACGCCACAGTAAAAGCTGGAGCCTGGTTTCCGATCTCGGCAAAGAAAAATCTTCGTGCACAGGAAATCGCCATGGAAAACAACCTTCCGATAATATATCTGGTGGATTCCGCGGGTGTTTTTCTACCGATGCAAGATGAAATCTTCCCCGACAAAGAACACTTTGGACGAATATTCCGTAATAATGCACGCATGTCTTCCATGGGCATTCCGCAGATTGCCGCGATCATGGGCAGCTGTGTCGCAGGTGGAGCCTACTTACCCATCATGTCGGACTATGCTTTCATTGTTGAAGGTACTGGATCTGTATTCCTAGCTGGCCCCTATTTGGTTAAATCAGCTATTGGGGAAACAGTAGATGCCGAAACACTCGGTGGCGCTTCCACACATTCCGAAATATCAGGTGTTACGGACAATAAGTTCCCCGACGACCAAAGTTGTCTCACAGCAATTAAAAATGTAATTGATAAAATCGGTGGTCATGCAAAAGCAAATTTCAATCGGAAAGAAAGCCTGCCTCCAAAAACAGACCCCGAAAAAATTATAGAAATTCTTCCGGAAGATCGAACCAAACCTTACCGTATGCAAGACATTCTCGAAGCGATTGTTGATGCAGAAACACTGGAGGAGTATAAACCCGATTATGGCAAAACCATCATATGCGCACTTGCACGTGTAGATGGATGGGCTGTGGGTATCGTCGCCAACCAACGGGAAATCATTAAAGCCAAGAAACCCGGTAATGCGATGGAAATGCAAATGGGTGGCGTTATCTATAGTGACTCCGCAGACAAAGCTGCACGCTTTATCATGAACTGCAATCAACAAAACATACCGCTTGTCTTCTTTCAGGATGTCACCGGATTTATGGTCGGCAGCCGATCCGAACAAGGTGGAATTATTAAAGATGGCGCCAAAATGGTCAATGCAATGGCAAATTCCGTTGTACCCAAATTTACGTTCATCGTAGGAAATAGCTACGGAGCAGGAAATTACGCGATGTGCGGTAAGGCTTATGATCCTCGGTTGATCTATGCTTGGCCAAGCGCTCAGATGGCCGTCATGAGTGGCGCCGCAGCTGGCAAAACGCTATTTCAAATCCAGGAGTCAGCATTAAAAGCCAAAGGGAAGGAAATCAATGAAGAAGAAAAGAATATACTATTGAAATCCATTGAAGACCGATATAAAGAGCAATTAAGTCCCTACTATGCCGCTGCCCGACTTTGGGTAGATGGAATTATTGCCCCCGCGGAAACCAGAAAAGTCATCAGCATGGGAATAGAAGCCGCTAATGAAAAGCCTATTGTCGAACGATATAATGTTGGGGTAATTCAGGTATAA
- a CDS encoding acetyl-coenzyme A synthetase N-terminal domain-containing protein: MGKLLWSPIEEQKSQSEINKFKQYIEQRYQLSFASYHDLWAWSTSTIADFWLDVATYLTIKFHLGFSSVFAYPANSNSFFGSKWFSGSTLNYNEHVFRSETGTDTNAFAHSNGYLQR; this comes from the coding sequence ATGGGAAAATTACTCTGGAGCCCGATAGAAGAACAAAAATCTCAATCTGAGATCAATAAATTCAAACAGTATATCGAACAGCGATATCAATTATCCTTCGCGTCTTATCATGATCTATGGGCATGGTCAACTTCAACTATTGCTGATTTTTGGCTGGATGTTGCAACTTACTTGACTATAAAATTTCATTTAGGTTTTAGCAGTGTATTCGCTTATCCAGCGAACAGCAATAGCTTTTTTGGATCGAAGTGGTTTAGTGGATCGACATTAAATTACAATGAACATGTATTTCGCAGTGAAACGGGTACAGATACCAATGCATTTGCACATTCCAATGGGTACCTTCAACGTTAA
- a CDS encoding CoA transferase subunit A — translation MIDKTVKNVQEACNGIEDGMTIMLGGFGLCGIPENSIAELVKKEVKDLTCISNNAGVDNFGLGLLLQKKQIKKMISSYVGENAEFERQLLSGELEVELIPQGTLATRCMAAGYGMPAIYTPAGVGTEIGEGKEVRNFKGKDYLLEYAFDADFAIVKAWKGDKAGNLIFRSTARNFNPVMAMAGKITIAEVEELVEIGELNPDEIHTPGIYVHRIFQGEHYEKRIEQRTVRPKN, via the coding sequence ATGATAGATAAAACAGTAAAAAATGTACAAGAAGCCTGCAATGGCATCGAAGACGGAATGACCATAATGTTAGGTGGCTTCGGGCTTTGCGGCATTCCCGAAAATTCTATTGCCGAGCTGGTAAAAAAAGAAGTGAAAGATTTAACCTGTATTTCTAATAATGCGGGTGTGGATAATTTTGGTTTAGGCTTACTTTTACAAAAAAAGCAAATCAAAAAAATGATTTCATCTTACGTTGGCGAAAACGCCGAATTCGAAAGGCAGCTTCTAAGCGGAGAATTGGAAGTAGAACTAATCCCGCAGGGCACTTTGGCAACACGTTGTATGGCTGCAGGATACGGAATGCCAGCTATTTATACACCAGCAGGAGTTGGAACCGAAATAGGTGAAGGCAAAGAAGTGAGAAACTTTAAAGGCAAAGATTATCTTTTGGAATATGCTTTCGATGCCGATTTTGCTATTGTTAAAGCGTGGAAAGGCGACAAAGCAGGCAATCTTATCTTTCGTTCTACAGCTAGAAACTTTAATCCTGTAATGGCTATGGCTGGTAAAATAACCATTGCTGAAGTTGAAGAATTGGTAGAGATTGGCGAACTAAATCCAGACGAAATTCATACTCCAGGAATTTATGTTCACAGAATTTTCCAGGGAGAACATTACGAAAAGAGAATCGAGCAAAGAACCGTAAGACCTAAAAACTAA